From the genome of Halomonas sp. 1513, one region includes:
- a CDS encoding transcriptional regulator yields the protein MSATTDQDAALRIASGRKPFVEPLRLGERLKEIRLANHWTLEDVSQRTGLARSTLSKIENDQISPTFTAVQKLIGGLGIDLPQLLSPPKPQSRTLGRRDLTRVGEGQQHPTPTYEHELLSWQLAQKRMIPFKTIVRARGFEEFSEWVRHDGEEFLIVLDGDILLYTEFYEPLRLTRGDSIYFDSDMGHALVSVSDEDAVVLSVCTRAESS from the coding sequence ATGAGCGCCACCACCGATCAAGACGCCGCCCTGCGCATCGCCTCAGGGCGCAAGCCGTTCGTCGAGCCGCTGCGCCTGGGCGAGCGCCTCAAGGAGATCCGCCTGGCCAACCACTGGACGCTGGAAGACGTCAGCCAGCGCACCGGGCTTGCCCGCTCGACGCTGTCGAAGATCGAGAACGATCAGATCTCGCCCACCTTCACTGCGGTGCAGAAGTTGATCGGCGGCCTGGGCATCGACCTGCCGCAGCTGCTCAGCCCGCCCAAACCCCAGAGCCGTACCCTGGGGCGCCGCGACCTGACGCGCGTCGGCGAGGGCCAGCAGCACCCCACGCCGACCTACGAACATGAGCTACTCTCGTGGCAGTTGGCCCAGAAGCGCATGATCCCGTTCAAGACCATCGTTCGCGCGCGGGGCTTCGAGGAATTCAGCGAGTGGGTGCGCCACGACGGCGAGGAGTTCCTGATCGTGCTCGACGGCGACATCCTGCTGTATACCGAGTTCTACGAACCGCTGCGCCTGACCCGCGGCGACAGCATCTACTTCGACAGCGACATGGGCCATGCGCTGGTCTCGGTCAGCGACGAAGATGCCGTGGTGCTGTCGGTGTGCACCCGCGCCGAGAGCAGCTGA
- a CDS encoding arsenate reductase (glutaredoxin), producing MATITYYHNPRCSKSRQGLALFEARGVEVNVRRYLDAPLELAELSRLVARLQSPLANLVRTDEAAWKALDIAIDDQRRVLEAIAAEPRLLQRPIADDGQRAVIGRPPEAMLTLLDTP from the coding sequence ATGGCCACCATCACCTACTACCACAATCCGCGCTGCTCCAAGTCCCGCCAGGGATTGGCGCTGTTCGAGGCGCGGGGCGTGGAGGTCAACGTGCGTCGCTACCTCGATGCCCCGCTCGAGCTGGCCGAGCTGAGCCGCCTGGTAGCACGCCTGCAGTCTCCGCTCGCCAACCTGGTACGCACCGATGAGGCGGCCTGGAAGGCTCTCGATATCGCTATCGACGATCAGCGACGGGTGCTGGAAGCGATCGCCGCCGAGCCGCGACTGCTGCAGCGGCCGATCGCCGACGACGGGCAGCGTGCCGTCATCGGTCGCCCTCCCGAGGCCATGCTCACGCTGCTCGATACCCCCTAA
- a CDS encoding formate dehydrogenase — protein MRLTRKASTPAKPGLGISRRQFLKRSGATTGGLAAVGFMGNNMLRPAEASGKTPVSDAPVETKRTICTHCSVGCGTYAEVQEGVWTKQEPAFDHPISRGAHCAKGASLRQHGHSTRRLKYPMKLVNGEWQRMSWDDAIDEIGDKLLELRDEYGPDSVYWLGSAKFNNEQAYFMRKLASMWGTNNTDHQARICHSTTVAGVANTWGYGAMTNSLNDMQNSRSILFIGSNPAEAHPVAMQHILMAKERNNCDIIVADPRFTRTAAKANKFVRIRPGSDVAFIWGLLWHIFENGWEDSEYIAQRVYGMDDVRAEVAQFTPDVVEDVTGVPESAMFDTAKRLADQRPGCVVWCMGGTQHTTGNNNTRAYCILELALGNIGKSGGGANILRGHDNVQGATDLGLGSDSLPGYYGLAEGAWQHWAKVWDVDYEWLKGRFEDVEYADGKPMNTSGITVSRWIDGVLEDDDNISQRTALKAMFYWGHAVNSQTRGPEMRQAMQKLDMMVIVDPYPTVAAVMHDRSDGVYLLPAATQFETTGSVTATNRSLQWRDRVIEPLFEAKPDHEIMYRFARKLGFGDEFVKHIEMNGDEPLVEDILREINRGMWTVGYTGQSPERLKEHQKNWHTFSFSDLRAEGGPADGDYYGLPWPCWGTPEFRHPGSPNLYDTSVPVKEGGMGFRARFGIERNGVNLLADGSAPVESDLTDGYPEFTAQMLKDLGWWDDLTDEEKEAAEGENWKTDFSGGIQRVAIEHGCAPYGNAKARAVVWTFPDEVPKHREPLYTTRRDLVERFPTWDDFDSIMRLPTLYKTIQDRDNSSEYPIILTSGRLVEYEGGGEETRSMSWLAELQQEMFVEINPANANDIGISDGDEVWVEGAEGGRVKVKAMVTRRVDRGVAFMPFHFGGMFQGENLRDRYPEGSDPYVLGEAANTATTYGYDPVTLMQETKCTICRIERA, from the coding sequence ATGCGCTTGACAAGAAAAGCCTCCACCCCGGCCAAGCCTGGGCTGGGCATCTCCCGCCGCCAGTTCCTGAAGCGTAGCGGCGCGACCACCGGCGGCCTCGCCGCTGTCGGTTTCATGGGCAACAACATGCTGCGTCCGGCCGAGGCCAGCGGCAAGACACCGGTCTCCGATGCACCGGTGGAGACCAAACGCACCATCTGTACCCACTGCTCGGTGGGCTGCGGCACCTATGCCGAGGTGCAGGAAGGCGTCTGGACCAAGCAGGAGCCGGCTTTCGACCACCCGATCAGCCGCGGCGCACACTGCGCCAAGGGCGCTTCGCTGCGCCAGCACGGCCACTCCACGCGGCGCCTCAAGTACCCGATGAAGCTGGTCAACGGCGAGTGGCAGCGCATGAGCTGGGACGACGCCATCGACGAGATCGGCGACAAGCTGCTCGAACTGCGCGATGAATACGGTCCTGACAGCGTCTACTGGCTGGGCTCGGCCAAGTTCAACAACGAGCAGGCCTACTTCATGCGCAAGCTGGCCTCGATGTGGGGCACCAACAACACCGACCACCAGGCGCGCATCTGTCACTCCACCACCGTGGCCGGGGTAGCCAACACCTGGGGCTACGGTGCGATGACCAACTCGCTGAACGACATGCAAAACAGTCGTTCGATCCTGTTCATCGGCTCCAACCCCGCCGAAGCGCACCCGGTGGCCATGCAGCACATCCTGATGGCCAAGGAGAGAAACAACTGCGACATCATCGTCGCCGACCCGCGCTTCACCCGCACCGCGGCCAAGGCCAACAAGTTCGTGCGCATCCGCCCCGGCTCCGACGTAGCCTTCATCTGGGGGCTGCTGTGGCACATCTTCGAGAACGGCTGGGAAGATAGCGAATATATCGCCCAGCGCGTCTACGGCATGGATGACGTCCGCGCCGAAGTGGCCCAATTCACGCCCGACGTGGTCGAAGACGTCACCGGCGTGCCGGAAAGCGCCATGTTCGACACCGCCAAGCGCCTCGCCGACCAGCGCCCGGGCTGCGTGGTGTGGTGCATGGGTGGCACCCAGCACACCACCGGCAACAATAACACCCGCGCCTACTGCATCCTCGAGCTGGCGCTGGGCAATATCGGCAAGTCCGGCGGCGGTGCCAACATCCTGCGCGGCCACGACAACGTTCAGGGCGCCACCGACCTGGGCCTCGGCTCCGATTCGCTGCCCGGCTACTACGGCCTCGCCGAAGGCGCGTGGCAGCACTGGGCCAAGGTCTGGGACGTCGACTACGAATGGCTCAAGGGCCGCTTCGAGGACGTCGAATACGCCGATGGCAAGCCGATGAACACCAGCGGCATTACCGTGTCGCGCTGGATCGACGGCGTGCTCGAGGACGACGACAACATCTCCCAGCGCACCGCGCTCAAGGCGATGTTCTACTGGGGCCATGCGGTCAACTCCCAGACCCGCGGTCCGGAAATGCGGCAGGCGATGCAGAAGCTCGACATGATGGTCATCGTCGACCCCTATCCCACCGTGGCCGCGGTCATGCACGACCGCAGCGACGGCGTCTACCTGCTGCCGGCAGCCACCCAGTTCGAGACCACCGGCAGCGTGACCGCCACCAACCGTTCGCTGCAGTGGCGCGACCGCGTCATCGAGCCGCTGTTCGAGGCCAAGCCCGATCACGAGATCATGTACCGCTTCGCGCGTAAGCTCGGTTTCGGCGACGAGTTCGTCAAGCATATCGAGATGAACGGCGACGAGCCGCTGGTCGAGGATATCCTGCGCGAGATCAACCGCGGCATGTGGACAGTCGGCTACACCGGCCAAAGCCCCGAGCGCCTCAAGGAGCACCAGAAGAACTGGCACACCTTCAGCTTCAGCGATCTGCGCGCCGAGGGTGGTCCGGCCGACGGTGACTACTACGGCCTGCCCTGGCCGTGCTGGGGGACGCCGGAATTCCGCCACCCCGGCTCGCCCAACCTCTACGACACCAGCGTGCCGGTGAAGGAAGGCGGCATGGGCTTCCGTGCGCGCTTCGGCATCGAGCGCAACGGCGTCAACCTGCTCGCCGACGGCTCGGCACCGGTGGAGTCCGACCTTACCGACGGCTATCCCGAGTTCACCGCCCAGATGCTAAAGGATCTCGGCTGGTGGGACGACCTCACCGACGAGGAGAAAGAAGCCGCCGAGGGCGAGAACTGGAAGACCGACTTCTCCGGCGGCATCCAGCGCGTGGCCATCGAGCACGGCTGTGCGCCCTACGGCAACGCCAAGGCGCGGGCCGTGGTCTGGACCTTCCCCGATGAAGTGCCCAAGCACCGCGAGCCGCTCTACACCACGCGCCGCGATCTGGTCGAGCGCTTCCCGACCTGGGACGACTTCGACTCGATCATGCGTCTGCCGACGCTCTACAAGACCATTCAGGATCGCGACAACTCCAGCGAATATCCCATCATTCTGACCTCCGGCCGCCTGGTCGAGTACGAAGGGGGTGGCGAGGAGACCCGCTCGATGTCGTGGCTCGCCGAGCTGCAGCAGGAGATGTTCGTCGAGATCAACCCGGCCAACGCCAACGATATCGGTATCAGCGATGGCGACGAGGTCTGGGTCGAGGGCGCCGAGGGCGGCCGCGTCAAGGTCAAGGCGATGGTCACCCGGCGGGTCGATCGTGGCGTGGCCTTCATGCCGTTCCACTTCGGCGGCATGTTCCAGGGCGAGAACCTGCGCGACCGCTACCCCGAAGGCTCGGACCCTTACGTCCTCGGCGAAGCGGCCAATACCGCCACCACCTACGGCTACGACCCGGTGACGCTGATGCAGGAAACCAAGTGCACCATCTGCCGGATCGAACGCGCCTGA
- a CDS encoding NAD(P)H:quinone oxidoreductase, type IV encodes MSASLPYVLILYYSRHGATRQMAEQIAAGVERVPGIAARLRCVPPVSTTCEAVDPEIPAEGATYASSDDLRHCAGLALGSPTRFGNMAAPLKYFLDGTSELWMNGALVDKPASAFTSTSSLHGGQETTLITMLMPLLHHGMVYVGLPYSETALLTTQSGGTPYGASHVAGSRSERALDDDERSLCQAQGLRLARLALALNASRGAEA; translated from the coding sequence ATGTCCGCTTCCCTGCCCTACGTACTCATCCTCTACTATTCACGCCACGGTGCCACGCGTCAGATGGCCGAGCAGATCGCCGCCGGCGTGGAGCGAGTGCCGGGCATTGCCGCCCGACTGCGCTGCGTACCGCCGGTCTCGACCACCTGCGAAGCGGTCGATCCCGAGATCCCTGCCGAGGGCGCCACCTACGCCAGTAGCGATGACCTGCGCCACTGCGCCGGCCTGGCCCTGGGTAGCCCCACGCGCTTCGGCAACATGGCCGCACCGCTCAAGTACTTCCTCGATGGCACCAGCGAGCTGTGGATGAACGGCGCCCTGGTCGACAAGCCCGCCAGCGCCTTCACCTCGACCTCGAGCCTGCACGGCGGGCAGGAGACCACGCTGATCACGATGCTGATGCCGCTGCTCCACCACGGCATGGTCTACGTTGGCTTGCCCTACAGCGAAACGGCCCTGCTCACCACCCAAAGCGGCGGCACGCCCTACGGCGCCAGCCACGTGGCGGGCAGCCGCAGCGAGCGTGCGCTCGACGACGACGAGCGCAGCCTGTGCCAGGCCCAGGGCCTACGCCTGGCGCGGCTTGCACTCGCGCTGAACGCCAGCAGAGGAGCCGAGGCATGA
- a CDS encoding sulfurtransferase FdhD gives MTAISLSRARLPTTLEIDVVDEFGVSRRQAIAAERALTVYLNKREIVTLMTLGAEPEALVVGYLRNQGLLGSRDDLLAVQVDWEVEAAAVVTRRLPDDLEERLGQRTVTTGCGQGTVFGRLLDVTGLAELPDTRLAQSTLGRLLRNLGAYNETYKSAGAVHGCALCRQDQVLDFVEDVGRHNAVDTLAGRQWLEDTAGAEADIFYTTGRLTSEMVLKVAQMGISVLVSRSGVTQKGVELAERFGVLLVARAKGRHFQAINAAGRLLLDDIPARRPGDSKAS, from the coding sequence ATGACAGCCATCAGCCTGAGCCGGGCGCGCTTACCGACCACTCTCGAGATCGATGTCGTCGACGAGTTCGGCGTCTCACGGCGCCAGGCCATCGCCGCCGAGCGAGCGCTGACGGTCTATCTCAACAAGCGTGAGATCGTGACCCTGATGACCCTTGGCGCCGAGCCGGAGGCCCTGGTAGTGGGCTATCTGCGCAACCAGGGGCTGCTCGGCTCGCGTGACGACCTGCTCGCGGTGCAGGTGGATTGGGAGGTCGAGGCGGCTGCGGTGGTGACCCGTCGGCTGCCGGATGATCTCGAGGAGCGGCTCGGCCAGCGCACGGTGACCACCGGCTGCGGCCAGGGCACGGTGTTCGGCCGGCTGCTGGACGTCACCGGGCTTGCCGAACTGCCCGACACGCGCCTGGCGCAGTCGACCCTGGGGCGCTTGCTGCGTAACCTCGGCGCCTACAACGAGACCTACAAGAGCGCCGGCGCGGTACACGGCTGCGCCCTGTGTCGCCAGGACCAGGTGCTGGATTTCGTCGAGGACGTGGGGCGGCATAACGCGGTGGACACCCTGGCGGGACGCCAGTGGCTCGAGGACACTGCGGGCGCCGAGGCGGATATCTTCTACACCACCGGACGCCTGACCTCGGAGATGGTCCTCAAGGTGGCGCAGATGGGCATCAGCGTGCTGGTATCGCGCTCGGGCGTGACCCAGAAGGGCGTCGAGCTGGCCGAGCGCTTCGGTGTGCTGCTGGTGGCGCGGGCCAAGGGGCGTCATTTCCAGGCCATCAACGCGGCGGGGCGACTGCTGCTCGATGACATTCCCGCGCGTCGTCCCGGTGATAGCAAGGCCTCGTGA
- a CDS encoding twin-arginine translocation pathway signal, producing MPDQHNPQRRRFLRVMGIGGAAAGTAAVIGNVTLVQADKPASEQQDTSLNYRETDHIRAFYATLRD from the coding sequence ATGCCTGACCAACATAACCCTCAGCGGCGTCGTTTCCTGCGCGTGATGGGCATCGGTGGCGCCGCCGCCGGTACCGCCGCAGTGATCGGCAACGTGACGCTGGTACAAGCCGACAAGCCCGCCAGCGAGCAGCAGGACACCTCACTGAACTATCGGGAAACCGATCATATTCGCGCCTTCTACGCCACGCTACGTGACTGA
- a CDS encoding pyridoxamine 5'-phosphate oxidase: protein MTRDIADIRRDYEGGRLDEAGTPAAPFALFDEWFRLALESEGNDGNAMTLATADTQGLPHARIVLLKGYDERGMVFYTNYHSHKGSELANVPQAALVFWWPSLSRQVRVEGRVEQVSAEESDRYFASRPRGSQLGAWIATQSVEIPDRHWLEERQSRYEQLYAEQEIARPAHWGGYRLIPEMLEFWQGQPSRLHDRIRFEQRDGEWHKYRLAP, encoded by the coding sequence ATGACACGAGACATCGCCGATATCAGGCGTGATTACGAGGGTGGCCGACTCGACGAAGCCGGCACCCCGGCAGCCCCCTTCGCGCTGTTCGACGAATGGTTCCGCCTGGCCCTGGAGTCCGAGGGGAATGACGGCAACGCGATGACCCTGGCCACCGCCGATACCCAGGGCCTCCCGCATGCGCGGATCGTGCTGCTCAAGGGCTATGACGAGCGTGGCATGGTGTTCTACACCAACTATCACAGCCACAAGGGCAGCGAGCTCGCCAACGTGCCCCAGGCGGCGCTGGTGTTCTGGTGGCCGTCGCTATCGCGCCAGGTGCGTGTCGAGGGCCGCGTCGAGCAGGTCAGCGCCGAGGAGTCCGATCGCTACTTCGCCAGCCGCCCGCGCGGCAGCCAGCTGGGCGCCTGGATCGCCACTCAAAGCGTGGAGATCCCCGACCGGCACTGGCTCGAGGAGCGTCAGTCGCGCTACGAGCAACTCTACGCCGAGCAGGAGATCGCGCGCCCGGCCCACTGGGGCGGCTATCGCCTGATCCCGGAAATGCTCGAGTTCTGGCAGGGGCAACCCAGCCGCCTGCACGATCGCATTCGCTTTGAACAGCGCGACGGCGAATGGCACAAGTACCGCCTAGCCCCCTGA
- a CDS encoding deacetylase, with amino-acid sequence MITAYITHPRCMDHHMGPQHPESPLRLEAIRARLALAGVLQQTMQSEAKPATDEQLLRVHPARHLHALDKCVPGDGLVTIDDGDTLMNPHSLDAARVAAGAVVRGIDQVFRHQADNVFCAVRPPGHHAEASDAMGFCFYNNVAVGAAHAREAYGARRIAILDFDVHQCNGTIDIFKDDPEILICTSFQYPFYPWRYLRSDHHNVVNTPLEAGCDSTAFRSAIEDDWLPALHAFKPDLVLLSAGFDAHRDDPMAELNLDEADYHWVTQLAMEIAALYADRRLVSVLEGGYDPDALGRCAEAHVKALLGQPWSS; translated from the coding sequence ATGATCACCGCCTACATTACTCATCCCCGCTGCATGGATCACCATATGGGGCCGCAGCACCCTGAAAGCCCGCTGCGCCTCGAGGCGATTCGCGCGCGCCTGGCGCTGGCCGGCGTGCTGCAGCAGACCATGCAGTCGGAGGCCAAGCCGGCCACCGACGAGCAGCTGCTGCGGGTCCATCCGGCGCGCCACCTCCACGCGCTCGACAAGTGCGTGCCCGGCGACGGCCTGGTCACCATCGACGACGGCGACACCCTGATGAACCCGCACAGCCTCGACGCCGCACGGGTGGCCGCCGGCGCCGTGGTGCGCGGCATCGACCAGGTGTTTCGCCATCAGGCCGACAACGTCTTCTGCGCCGTGCGCCCGCCCGGCCACCACGCCGAGGCCAGCGACGCCATGGGCTTCTGCTTCTACAACAACGTCGCGGTGGGCGCGGCCCACGCGCGGGAAGCCTACGGCGCTCGGCGCATCGCCATCCTCGACTTCGACGTACACCAGTGCAACGGCACCATCGATATCTTCAAGGACGATCCCGAGATACTCATCTGCACCAGCTTCCAGTACCCCTTCTACCCATGGCGCTACCTGCGCAGCGACCACCACAACGTGGTCAACACCCCCCTCGAGGCAGGCTGTGACAGCACCGCCTTCAGGAGTGCAATCGAGGATGACTGGCTGCCCGCGCTGCACGCCTTCAAGCCCGACCTGGTGCTGCTCTCGGCAGGTTTCGACGCGCATCGCGACGACCCCATGGCCGAACTCAACTTGGACGAAGCCGACTACCACTGGGTGACCCAGCTGGCGATGGAGATCGCCGCGCTGTATGCCGACAGGCGCCTGGTCTCGGTACTCGAAGGCGGCTATGACCCCGACGCCCTGGGCCGCTGCGCCGAGGCCCACGTCAAGGCCCTGCTCGGCCAGCCCTGGTCATCCTGA
- a CDS encoding GNAT family N-acetyltransferase yields MGTRFLRHFFEPRSLAIIGASEKAHSMGGLVVRNLLEAGFPGELWAVNPKGYASVHGVACVKRVGDLPACPDLAVICSPVDSVPKLIERLGSIGVKAVMVLSGGAYLDDRRGDGGSIRERMIKAARVSGIRVLGPECLGLIVPGRKLNATYASQPVKSGRVAYLGQSGMLGNAMIDWAAGRGIGFSHLVTVGDSVDVMLPDLIDYINQHAPTQAILLHLERIQDAQHLMTALREASRNRLVLAIKSGRTAESDISGLPPTPGIANRDVIFDAALARAGVVRVDDSDELFDALETLSRMKPLRGDRLAIVSNGLGPAMLAIDKLISAGGRLASFSDATRDALTRGDFDMSLPGRNPVDLGGNATPERMVDALEVVAADPDVDAVLVVHAPTRMAPSKLTAEAIVANRKRFKRNLLTSWMGLEEALSARHESNLAGIPTYISPEKAVKAFMHMVDYQRVQTLLQETPPSLPFATTAEIRQRCHALIEQAREDGRESLTHSETAQVLAAYGIPVAPSRYVHDAEQAASASVDEPMALKVVHDHNVVPYRYRRHPHKLSAGMLQDLTTPEQVAEGVERLTEKVNEKFPGVTIREFCLQPMQRGKHSMQLCAGITRDPIFGPVIVFGIGGYKVNVLADRHVSLPPLNMTLADDLVARTHASKLIREHSRDPQRDIARLCQLLVKLSQMASDLPALKGLELNPLLLNRDGVVAVDFAMDLGTPARHAIMPYPEELREWVTLDDCMAVEVRPIRAEDAPLITAFHTQLSEESIRFRYFHHKADLTKRDLSMLAHINYDRQMAFIAEHHRDDGSKEMLGVVRVWNDPDNIRTEFSVIIRDDMHGHGLGSLLMNKMIGYCRGVGTLEMVGTVMVDNHPMRALMKHLGFRLRYDMEEQVMHASLRLNEPVSDWQKLRLDSAME; encoded by the coding sequence TTGGGTACACGATTTCTGCGGCATTTTTTCGAGCCGCGCAGCCTGGCGATCATCGGCGCCTCGGAAAAGGCCCACTCCATGGGCGGGCTGGTGGTGCGCAACCTGCTGGAAGCGGGATTTCCCGGCGAGCTGTGGGCGGTCAACCCCAAGGGCTATGCCAGCGTGCACGGCGTGGCCTGCGTCAAGCGCGTCGGCGACCTGCCGGCCTGTCCCGATCTGGCGGTGATTTGCTCGCCGGTGGACAGCGTCCCCAAGCTGATCGAGCGGCTGGGTAGCATCGGCGTCAAGGCGGTGATGGTGCTCTCCGGCGGCGCCTACCTCGACGACCGCCGCGGCGACGGCGGTTCGATTCGCGAGCGCATGATCAAGGCGGCCCGGGTCAGCGGCATTCGCGTGCTGGGGCCGGAGTGCCTGGGGCTGATCGTGCCCGGGCGCAAGCTCAACGCCACCTATGCCAGCCAGCCGGTCAAGTCGGGGCGGGTCGCCTATCTCGGCCAGTCGGGCATGCTCGGCAATGCCATGATCGACTGGGCCGCGGGGCGCGGGATTGGCTTCTCGCATCTGGTGACTGTCGGCGACAGCGTCGACGTGATGCTGCCCGACCTGATCGACTACATCAATCAGCATGCGCCGACCCAGGCGATTCTGCTGCATCTGGAGCGCATCCAGGACGCCCAGCACTTGATGACCGCACTGCGCGAGGCATCGCGCAACCGCCTGGTGCTGGCCATCAAGAGCGGGCGCACGGCCGAGTCGGACATCTCGGGTCTGCCGCCGACGCCGGGGATTGCCAACCGTGACGTGATCTTCGACGCGGCGCTGGCCCGCGCCGGGGTGGTGCGCGTCGATGACTCCGACGAGCTGTTCGATGCGCTGGAGACCCTATCGCGGATGAAGCCGCTGCGCGGCGATCGCCTGGCGATCGTCTCCAACGGCCTGGGGCCGGCCATGCTCGCCATCGACAAGCTGATCAGCGCCGGCGGGCGGCTGGCCAGCTTCAGCGACGCGACCCGCGATGCTCTGACCCGCGGTGACTTCGACATGAGCCTGCCGGGGCGCAACCCGGTGGATCTGGGCGGCAATGCCACGCCGGAGCGCATGGTGGATGCTCTCGAGGTGGTCGCCGCCGACCCGGATGTGGATGCGGTGCTGGTGGTGCATGCACCGACCCGCATGGCGCCCTCGAAGCTCACCGCCGAGGCGATCGTGGCCAACCGCAAGCGCTTCAAGCGCAACCTACTGACCAGCTGGATGGGCCTCGAGGAGGCGCTGTCGGCGCGCCACGAGTCCAACCTGGCAGGCATTCCCACCTACATCTCGCCGGAGAAGGCGGTCAAGGCCTTCATGCACATGGTCGACTACCAGCGCGTCCAGACGCTGCTCCAGGAGACCCCGCCGAGCCTGCCCTTCGCGACGACCGCAGAGATTCGCCAGCGCTGCCATGCCTTGATCGAGCAGGCCCGGGAGGACGGTCGCGAAAGCCTGACCCACTCCGAGACCGCTCAGGTCCTGGCGGCCTACGGGATTCCCGTGGCGCCGAGCCGCTACGTGCACGACGCCGAGCAGGCCGCCTCGGCGAGCGTCGACGAGCCGATGGCGCTCAAGGTGGTCCACGACCACAACGTGGTGCCATATCGCTATCGCCGCCACCCCCACAAGCTCTCGGCCGGTATGCTGCAGGACCTGACCACCCCCGAGCAGGTGGCCGAAGGGGTCGAACGGCTCACCGAGAAGGTCAACGAGAAGTTTCCCGGGGTGACCATCCGCGAGTTCTGCCTGCAGCCGATGCAGCGCGGCAAGCACTCCATGCAGCTATGCGCCGGCATCACTCGCGATCCCATCTTCGGCCCGGTGATCGTGTTCGGCATTGGTGGCTACAAGGTCAACGTGCTGGCCGACCGCCATGTGTCGCTGCCGCCCCTCAACATGACCCTGGCCGATGACCTGGTCGCGCGCACCCACGCCAGCAAGCTGATCCGCGAGCACTCCCGTGACCCGCAGCGCGACATCGCGCGACTCTGCCAGCTGCTGGTCAAGCTCTCGCAGATGGCCTCCGACCTGCCGGCACTCAAGGGCCTCGAGCTCAATCCGCTGCTGCTCAATCGCGACGGCGTGGTGGCGGTGGACTTTGCCATGGATCTTGGCACCCCGGCGCGCCATGCGATCATGCCGTACCCCGAGGAGCTGCGCGAGTGGGTGACGCTGGACGACTGCATGGCGGTAGAGGTGCGGCCGATCCGCGCCGAGGACGCGCCGCTGATCACCGCGTTCCATACCCAGCTCTCGGAGGAGAGCATCCGCTTCCGCTATTTCCATCACAAGGCCGACCTGACCAAGCGCGATCTATCGATGCTGGCGCATATCAACTACGACCGCCAGATGGCGTTCATTGCCGAGCATCATCGCGATGACGGCAGCAAGGAGATGCTCGGGGTGGTGCGGGTGTGGAACGATCCGGACAATATTCGCACCGAATTCTCGGTGATCATCCGCGACGACATGCACGGGCATGGGCTCGGCAGCCTGCTGATGAACAAGATGATCGGCTATTGCCGTGGGGTGGGCACGCTGGAGATGGTCGGCACGGTGATGGTCGATAACCACCCGATGCGGGCGCTGATGAAGCACCTCGGCTTCCGCTTGCGCTATGACATGGAGGAGCAGGTCATGCACGCCAGCCTGCGCCTCAACGAGCCGGTCAGCGACTGGCAGAAGCTGCGCCTCGACAGCGCCATGGAGTGA
- a CDS encoding formate dehydrogenase: MAQMKFMCDAERCIDCNGCVTACKNANDVEWGIQRRRVVTLNDGEPTEVSISVACMHCDDAPCMAVCPTDCFYKTDDGIVLHDKDLCIGCGYCLYACPFGAPQFPQQNAFGERGKMDKCTFCAGGPADSKEEEYEKYGANRIAEGKLPLCAEMCSTKALLAGDAQTVADIFRQRVVQRGHEDGAWSEVNRQGPDTAAARMDNLAYDATRQG; this comes from the coding sequence ATGGCCCAGATGAAATTCATGTGTGACGCCGAGCGCTGCATCGACTGCAACGGCTGCGTCACCGCCTGTAAGAACGCCAACGACGTCGAATGGGGCATCCAGCGCCGCCGCGTCGTGACCCTCAACGACGGCGAACCCACCGAGGTATCGATCTCGGTGGCCTGCATGCACTGCGACGATGCACCGTGCATGGCAGTCTGCCCCACCGACTGCTTCTACAAGACCGACGACGGCATCGTGCTGCACGACAAGGACCTGTGCATCGGCTGCGGTTACTGCCTCTACGCCTGCCCGTTCGGCGCCCCGCAGTTCCCCCAGCAGAACGCCTTCGGCGAGCGCGGCAAGATGGACAAGTGCACCTTCTGTGCCGGCGGCCCCGCCGACTCCAAGGAAGAAGAGTACGAGAAATACGGTGCCAACCGTATTGCCGAGGGCAAGCTGCCGCTGTGCGCCGAGATGTGCTCCACCAAGGCACTGCTGGCGGGTGACGCCCAGACGGTGGCCGATATCTTCCGTCAGCGTGTGGTACAGCGCGGTCACGAAGATGGCGCCTGGTCAGAGGTCAACCGCCAGGGGCCCGACACCGCAGCGGCGCGCATGGATAACCTGGCCTACGACGCCACCCGCCAAGGGTAA